The following is a genomic window from Lepidochelys kempii isolate rLepKem1 chromosome 18, rLepKem1.hap2, whole genome shotgun sequence.
GCTTTCTGAATCCAGTCATCAAAATGGCATCTTCAATTCTTTCACAAATGGTTAAGTTACCTGATAGGGAACCAAACTATGTAAAGGAAGTACTGATTTTGTTTCcagaggctgcagctggccaAGGTAACCTAACATTGCCACATCCCGGAGGATACTGCTGTGGACCCGTCTagaaaaataagcaaacaaatcATGCAGAGATGAAAAACAATCATGTTCTAATTCAAACATAAGCACTTACTCAGACATTTCAGAATTTGCAGTGTGATATTTTTATATTCACTGTTTTagaaggtttattttaaaatttctgttgTTCAGACCTATTTAGAGCTATGTTTTATTAACCTTGTGGTTCTGAGATTCCACAGTTCAGTTGCAGGATGATATTATAAGGCTGCTTGCTTTAGGCAGCAGTCACTTTTTAGATTCTGGCTCTCTTCTCCAGTGCTGATAGCCAGGAGAATTTTCCATTCGCCAATTGTGACAAAGGAGAAGAAATGATGGTCTGAGCCAGTGACCCAAGTCACTCTTTATTAAACAGTTCTTTAGTGAAGGTTTCTGGGTGAAGTCAAACACCCATGCATATCCCCCAATATCAGAGAAATGGAAAGCAAGTGACAGGATGAGAGCCAAGGAGAGACAGTTGCTGACGCACGCAATCTTTAGATAAATATTGGTTACTAAGTTTGCCCTTAAACCATCGTAGCTAAAAGGCATATTGAAAAGCTTTAGGGTTTCTTCCTGTCCACAGCTCTACATACTCCTGGAGAAATTATGCGCTACTGCATATGTGCATAATTAATAAGCTGCACATACTTTtattttttgtgcagaaaaaagcttctgccaaaatgttgcttcAGTTCCGCCTTTTGCCCATCAGAAGGCGCTGCGGCGCAAGAACAGCAACAGCTCccagcagaaaataacttctgcagttctgccttttgcccaccagagagcCCTGTGGTGaaagaacacagcagcagctcctagccagatggggaagagaaagagcctgccttcgTCGCAGCACCTGTCAGgacaggtcaggagacagggccTATGGGGAAACCGacagcatggggctgctgggggggtcagacagggccaaaaaacatttcctgactcTTTTTTGTCGTCTGTagttagacatacttgctgacaggtattttgaaataatgaccaaaaataattgaaactggtgtgattatattgtgttattttgacaaataaaacatgcagaattttaaaatattgtgcgaagaatttttaattttttggcatagaaTTCCCTCAGAAATATTTACTATATCAAGATTAGGGacactgttccctctaatttttcccacacatgtgCGGAATTAATTTTATTACGAGCACcaaatatggaggtgatgtgtgataCATCACCtctatattggtgcacataagaaaattcatgtggtggggtggggctgaggggttcaaagtgtgggagggggctcagggctggggaagagggttggggtgcatgggtgcaggctctggggtggaactggagatggagaggctcaggactgaggcagagagttggggtgtgggctctggggttgggctgagGGGTTaagggtgcaggctgccccagggctacagcagggagagaagactccccccagctctctcccggCAACAGCACCTGGGCTGTGGTGTGGGCCGGGGGAAAAGGCACCCTTCCCTGTTGCGGCAGCTCTGGTGCTGAGTTGGGGCACCCCTCCTCAGCAGACGGTTGGCCCTCCCCTGACCAGGTGGGTTCCCTGAGTGCCCACGTGGCACTTAATAGTCTGTTATGCGGCCACACAGCTTACAGGAAACTTAGTCCTGCATGGCTATTAAATAGTTTCAGCAAAGCAAAAGGCTTTACTTTGCCATAAGTGCAGTTCTCTGTTAAATCACTAGTGAAGTTTGTTCCAGAAACGTACACAAGGCTACCATTGCACTATCAGTCTTGCACTTCTCTCATGAACTGATAAGCAGAACaggatgaaatatttcaaaacaagtttttcatccaaaaatggcttttgaaattgactttttgcaaaaaaaaaaaattagcagtactgtcaatgttttaatttttcatgaaaaatgtagtttgatatttttcaaaatcaaacgatcaaaattattaaataaaaactGGTAGTTATTCCAAGGTTTTAAATACCATTTTTTGAAAAAACTATTAGAATGTCCATTTAAtggattttaaaaccaaaagagaccattatgataatctaatctaaCCTGCATAAAATATGCCACAGAACCATGCCAAGTAAATTCTGCATGACAGCCACAACTTCTGTTTAAGCTATGGATACTTAAGAGattctagtcttgatttaaagatgtcaagtgTTGACAAATCCAtcacatccctaggtaagttgttaGAATTgctaattattctcactgttaaaaatgtggtTTGTTGTCTGAATTTCTCTAATGTCCatttccaaccactggatcttgttatgcctttttccacTAGATTACAGAGCCATCTACTATCAAATCTCTTCTCCATGTAGCTACTTGTAGGTGCTTCGACACTACGATGACTGTGCCATACAAGTACCTGAACAGATGCAAGTGTGGCTCTGCGAAAATAACATCAGATAGAGAGCTCTGCATTGTGCATTTACTTTCAAAATTTAGTGACTATGAATGACATGCTGAAATGCAGACAAACTGCTGGAAACACATACTTCATGGCAGGAGCAGTCGCTTTTGTACTTACGCTTCACCAGCATTCCCTGCTCCAGGAAATTTTGGTTGTACGCACAGCAATTTATGCCCTGTAGTCGATGTTTGAAAGTCGCTTTCTCCTTCATACTGCTTCCAATCCTCCATTCCACTCACGTCCATGCTCTTACACTTGCCCTGTAGTTTGCCTTTTGTATGTAGGCCAGCAGCAAGATTAATATATTCTGGGGTAAAGCGAGGCATAAAGTCTTCCACACTGATCTGAACAATGTGACTGGGTGACAGCAGTCGAATGATATCAATCAGAAGCAGCAATCCAACACCtttgggaatggggggggggggggagagaaaacacaGTTTGCACAATGTAGTGCAGTCACACCAGGTAAGCATCTTGCAGAGCTGAACCTTGGTTATTAGAGACTCAGGAATGTCTCTCAATGGTTGTTAGAGACTTAAAATAAACTCACACAGAATTAGAGTCATATTTCCCAGTCTCAGAATAGCTACAAAATGTGCATTATGGCAAGTATACTGTTAAGATATAGTATTAATCTTCTAATGCATCTCCAAAGACTAGATGTACGCTGGCTTACCTTTCACCCATCCCATTGTATTGATGACCAAAGGCACTTCTTTCTTGTAGGAGTTAAACACATACTTTACTGTGTCAATATATCTTTCGGTATCCTGATCACAACTAGCTTCTCCATAATACACCATTTTACGTGGCATTCGCTGATGAGTGAATGGTGGCCCTGAAAAAAGACACACCGAAGATTAACAGTAAATACTTGGGAGATTCAGTAATTCAAAGAAAGCGGCCATAAAGAGTTAGCAAAACCCCCAAAACTCCTGAAGCACACATGCTCAATCCTTTTCTATACTGATGGAAGTTATTCTTCCAGTTGTTTCATCTTTTTTGGAAAGACTTGTGCTTTAAGATTTTCTCCACTTGCTCCAATGAACCTGCCTCTGCCCTGCAGATCATTTCCTTTCAACTCTGAGTATACAGTCAAAGACAGTCAGTCTGGACGTCTGGGTATCAGAAACCTGATAAATCCACTAATGTGGTATGGAACTATACAATTCTTAAACGTACGAGTTTATAAATTAATTTAGATTAACTACTATTCTAGAAGACAATCTGAGCAGGGTAGCAGTTTTTGGTCAGGAAGTAAAAAAGGAACCCTAAATTGGAATGACAAAAGGACTGTGTGCATTACAATTTAGTAGTGTAAACACATTCGTTTTTTTCCTCCATGATGACAGAGCAGCCCAAGGTAAGCAGCTGATCCAAATAGTAGACCACATCATTTGGTGCCTGGGAACCAAAGCTCTTTGGAGACATCCAAGGCCATACCTATTAGCAGGTTTTCAAAACTTACAACAATATTCTTCCCTCTTTTTCCCACCCCAAGCTTAACAACTTTACAATTTAAAACCAGGGTGAGatgttgaaacttttttttttaaagcacaaaccCCAGAAAGTTCTAAAACATGTACTTCTTTGACCCACACCACTATCTGCATATCTCAAAAACATTAATAAACTTATCCTAAAGTTTCAGTGAGGTATGCAAGTATTATTCCCactttcacagatggagaactgaaacagagattaaatgatttgcccaaggtgtcacacgaagtctgtggcagagaaggaaaaCTAACTCAGGTCTGCTATATCCCAGACCAACAGCATATAGAAAAGATCACCCTCTCCACCCACTTCCATAAAATATGTAAAAACCAACACGGGAGAATAACTTGCCTGGTAGTTCTGATTTCCTAGAGATAGCACCTTGGAGGATTTCACTCCCGGGTCTTAGCTCCTTACCACAAGATTGGCAGGCCTCCTTCACTTATAATGTTTTTTGAACTGTGAGTAGAGGTAATATGGTTCTGTTAAGACACAGGAGTGAGAATCCTGCATAGTACCTTtagagaataaaaatatatatattatatatatatatttttctggtGATAAGAATATAGCAAAATACATACCAAGACATGGCTCTGACACATTAATTAAGGAGACACAGCCAGGTGGTGTAAACTCTGTCTGTCCCAGATCACATTCCAAATATTCAACACAAGGAAGGCTACAATAAAAGAATAACGATATTTTAAGAGGCACTGCATATTAGcatctgtgtaaataaaacagGACAGCATTTTACTTAGAATATATCAGGAAAAGAATCCAACTCTGACAGCTTTAAAcacaattttgaaaatctcagacaCTGAATAAGATCACTAGctttctgcctcctccctctATTTGACAGATTGTAATGATCAGGCAAGGACAAACTATAACTAGGACTCCATGTGCATCACGGAGGTCTCAGATTCCATTACTTTGTGCAACCTCCTTGACTTCTGCAGCGtccagggccagctcctcaggtGGCCttggggacagccacaccagccgctgctcGGGCAGCTCCTGGCAGCTGTCCCCGGGCagctggctggagcagctgccatctGCTGGTCCTGGGCACTCCTGGACAATTCCCCCACCTTCACTCCCCCCAAGCAGCCGCCCCCgaagttttagtcacaggtataagtcatggacagattacaggctgtgaattttcgttgactgcctgtgacctgtctatgacttttactaaaactaccTGTGACTACTTGTGTAGCTTTAACTATAACCAACTACAACACCAGGCAGCATGCATGGTCTGGACCAGCGACAGCCCAATACCATTCCAGTCTTGAGCAGAGAGACTGCCAATCAATGCCAAATTGCACAAGTGGTACAGACAGATGGCGACTGCCAATTACATCAAGCAAAAATtgtaattttcaaaaatatccaaATTTCCAGTAATTATTTACAAATAATCCCATCAATTTTTTCTTGCCCAGATCATAGAAGATTTGAAAATTTGAGTCTTATAGGATAAAAAACTCACTGATTCAGCAACAGGTTAATGAGATATCTGTTAAATGTTGATTTTCCAATACTTTTTGGGCCACACACCAGAATGACAGGACAACCATCATCTTCCTCTGGAAAAATAAACATACCCTGATATGGACCATTACTACAAATTAATCTCATGCATCCTACTCCACAAAAGTTTACAAAAATTTAATCTCAGGAGCTGAGCATTTTCATTGAAAGAGCAGTTTACATAACATGGGCTTATATTTGCACTTGGGAACCGAACAAGATAACTGTGTTTAAAGGTGAAGAGGGTATTGACatatataaacacaaaataaaaagctttCTAAGAGGGCGGActccaacacaaaaccaaaaccttgcaaaattctacttgccTATGGGAAattattggggggtgggggaaactgatACCCGCCCAACCCCCACTAAAATCATCATAAAGGCACATTAGTCTTGGTGGCAGATCAGCAAGGCAGCAATAAGCCTTATGGGCGAGATAAacactccctcctgccctctaAGTACATCAAAATGGGGTAACTCACACTCAGTTTGGTTCAGAAACTCCCCCAAGACTTGAAATTTGACCCAAGCTTTTCACTGTTGTCAGGGCATGGTTTCACAAGCATGAACTTAGGAAAAAAACTCTGAGAAAGGAGCTTTTGCTCCTGTTATATCTCTGCAAAACTTAACATATTCAGTTCCATCAATTTAAGATACTCACCACAACACGCTTGTATTAACTCTTCAATTGCCGAAACTGAActctctgaaaaaatcaggccgCTTTCAGGATCACGTTTTCCAATACCAGTAGAAGCTAGAGCTGCATCTTCTGGTGTGAAGCAAGGACCCCTTTGTCTCTAGAGATCAGCAAGCATATAGCAGAGAAAGGTTTTAGCAAATTCATACATAACAATACAAAATAACCCCAGAATAACTCCTACTGTCTTATAGCCTGGACAGTGGTACCAGGACAGAAGGATTTAGTCACACTATCTTCTCTGTTCTCGTTCTACAGAAGTCTTAAGTCCAAGTGAGAGGAAGAAAGTGATAGGAACAAGGTCTTATCTTCATTGACATTCTACTTACTACAGCAAATGGCACCTTATAAATACCACAGACAGATATGTCTAAAATGGGAAGAATGATAactcctttataaagcacttggaGCTCTACTGAAAAACtctgtaagagctaggtattattatataCAGGTCTACAGCGCTCAGACCATTATAAACCATGGGAAACCAGCCTTATAATTCAAAGGCATGGGAGCACACCTGAAAGTCACATGACAGATATAGGATGATGACATGATTGGAACATGAAACAAGGTGCTCTGGAAACAATAATGGGGCTGGGCCAGTCAAGTGGAGCTGCCACCAACTGCAGACAGAACAGGAAACACTAGAGGGCTGGGGAGTGTGGGGAGAAAAGTATGGGAAGACAGTAGCAAGAAAGTGACTGGAACAAAGGACTAAGAAGGATAAGTAGTAAAAGAGGAAGTGAAGTTCCGGCAAAGGATAGATCCATGTGTCATACAACTTATGTACACGGTTATAATTCCATCACTGATTCAGCAACAGGTTAATGAAATATCTGTTAAATGTTGACTTGAATGACTACATACATGATTCAAGCTTTGGTCTTATGGTAAATATCCAGAATACTTCTATGGAACGGTACCCCCTTAATTCACAATTCCTGGAAATTAGTCTGAATTTTACAAACATAACACATGCTTTTTTTTCCTGACCCATATACTTATTGCTCAATATACCACTGATCTTCTCCTGAAGCCATGCACATTTTTCTTCCTCATAAAACAATTCCCACAGGGTAAGCTTGAACAAATGCAAGATTTCCATTAAGTAACCAAGTGGAAGACGCATTTCACCTTTACTCTGAAGATATGGGAGAACTCTGGGTGATTAAGAATGAATCTTGTAACCGAGGTATCCAGACCATCCAACAGCACCACGGAACACAAAGGGGCAAAATTTTTCATCAGTTTAATTCTAGCAGCTGCAAGATGACAACAGTTAGTCTTAAAACACTATATTTCACACAAATTAGAGTCAAGACCAAAACTGATACAATGGACAAATAATTTTTACATTATCTGACCTTCATAATACCTGTGAGGTAGGTATCTCCCCATTTGACAAATGTGAAAAGAGAAGCAAACATCTTATGTGATTTGCCAAAGAAGTCAGTGATGTGCAGAACTAGAACTCATGAGTTCCTATTTTCCAGTcctgtactttaaaaaacaaactacagaGCTCCATGGAAAATGAGAAAGTATATTCGTATCCTAAAGTAAGGCAATAAACAACACTCAGTCATTTTCATTGCCATAAAAAAGTGATAAAGACGATCTTGAGAGTTTGCCAATTACTACGTGTACAACTATAGaccaaatatttgtgtgtgtgaatttacTGTGGGACAGATGATGGCTGGACAGCCCTAAAAACTGTAGTACCCACTGGACAGATACAGCATGAAACACATCTCTCCCCTCAGTCCAGGTGATCATAATAgctcacctagtctgacctcttatGTAAAACAGGCCCTAGAATTTCAAACAGTGATTCCTGCTTTTAGCTCAACTTGTGGTTGAAtaaagcacatcttttagaaaatcatccagtcttgatttaaggaCTGCCAGCAATGGAAAATTTACGACAGCATTTGATAATCTCTACCAATAgttaactaccctcactgttaaaaatttgacTCTAATGGGAAGTTATTCTGCTTTGCCTCTACAGAAAACAGCCAGAAAAGGCATCAACAGCAATAGTGACGATGAGGACATGTCACTAGACTGGGACCACCCTAACTCAGTTCACAGAAGCCACTGAATAATGTCAGGTGAAGATGACTTCTGATCACAACTCTAGTCTACATTCAGAATGGTGACAGAGAGATAAAAGGCTTATCTCACTACAAGGTCTCTGAGATTCTTCAGTCTGCCCCAAAGCAATTGGTAACAGGTAGCCCTACATGTAACCAGCCCTAATAGTATGGCTCTTCAGCCCCCCAAATAGCAGACTCCTCACCAAAGCACACTGCTCAGCCCATGCTTACCACGTGGCACATGATGGGCTCTGAGCATCGCCCTGGCTGATATCCTCATCTCCTTTTTCGATTTCTCCAGCGTCTCGTAGATCACTGCTTCGATGGTCAGGGCAGAGTGGGTCTGAGGGGAGAAGAGGTCGTAGGGAGGCTGCTCCTGAGTGATAGTAAATCCAAACACTCGGACTGCACCATAGAGGCAGGTCAGGCGGCATTTCCCAGTGAAGGTCAGCTTCTGCAGTGGGGAAACAGGAGACGAGATACTGACCAGGCTTGAAGACAGGGCGGTGCTAGACAGACAagggagagacagcccctgccctggctgtTCACACACAAGAGGCGCTGAGTTTCCCACCCCGCCCAggagctgccccccacccaccccatccctgctcccgCACTGGGCTAGGGCCCAAAGCCACTGCACATCTTCATCCCCCCCAACTATTCCCAGCTACCCCACCAACAGCCCTCCCGCCCAACAGCCGCCCCCCAGCACCCAACGGCCGCCCCCGTCCCCTCCAACGGctgccccctccatcccccctcgTCCCCCCCCGCGCcagccctcccttcccctccaacgCCTGCTCCCCCCAACGGCGGCCCCCTCCATCTCCCCCAtcgccccccccgtcccccccaacggctgccccctccgtcccccccaacggccccccctccatcccctccaaCGGCTGCCCCCTCCATCGCCCCCAACGCCCCCCCGTCCCCTCCAACGGctgccccctccatcccccctcgTCCCCCCCCGCGCcagccctcccttcccctccaacgCCTGCTCCCCCCCAACGGCtgccccctccgtcccccccaACGGCTGCCCCCTCCGTCCCCTCCAACGGCTGCCCCCTCCATCgcccccatcgcccccccgtcCTCCCCAACGGCtgccccctccgtcccccccaacgcccccccatcccctccaacgGCGGCCCCCTCCATCGCCCCTCGTCCCCCCCaacacctgccccccccagcggccGCCCCCCCGCACCTGGGCGCGCGGCAGGAGCAGCACCGCGGCGCCCTCTGCGGCCTGCACCGCGGCGAGGCTGCGCGCTGCCGGGGCCGCCTCCCCGCCGCCCGCCGGGCCCGGCGCCTGCAGCAGCCCCGCGCGCACGAAGGAGGCGGCGTATTCCCGCCACGCGTCCCGGCCGGGCCGCTCCCGCCACTTCCGGGCCGCGGGGCCCGAGCCCGGGCCTCCCTGCCGGCGGCCGCGGCCCAGGCGCTTGCGCGGAGGCTGCGCCCGGCGGGCCGCGGGGAAGCGGCGGAGAGCGGGCGGCCGGGGCATGGCGGCCTCCACAGCAACTCTCGCGAGAGTCGCCCCAGCCGGCGAGAATCGCGCGAGACCCGACTCAAGCGCCCCCCCGCGGGGTCAGAGGGGGCGtccaggcggcggcggcggggccgcGACacggtgcccctccccccctccgcgCGCGGGGCCGGGACCCggggcccccggcccctcccccccgccacacggggcccccggcccctccccctccgcgACACggggcccccggcccctcccccccgccgggcCGCCACACggggcccccggcccctccccccccgcgacacggggcccccggcccctccccccccgcgacacggggcccccggcccctcccccccgccgggcCGCCACACggggcccccggcccctcccccccgccacacggggcccccggcccctcccccccgccgggcCGCCACACGGGGCCCCCGgcccctccaccccgccacacggggcccccggcccctccccccccgccgggcCGCGACACggggcccccggcccctcccccccgccacacggggctcccggcccctcccccccgccacacggggcccccggcccctccccccccgcgacacggggcccccggcccctccaccccgccacacgGGGCCCCCGCCACACggggcccccggcccctccccaccccgccacacggggcccccggcccctcccccccgccgggcCGCCAcacggcccccccccccacggcccagACCCCGTACACCCCTTCCCTGGCCCGGGGCACTAGGCGTGTGTTTGTGCCGAGGCTACTCCTTGACCCAGGGAGATGGAGCCGCAGGATGGGCTCTTGCATCCCCACTAGGGCAGAGGCCAAGGCTGGGCCCAGCAAGGCaaggccccctgcagccccactgaaCTCCACTCCCTCCTGCTCTGCGCCGGGGCTTCTCCACCTGTGTTCCTTTGCGCACCTCTAACAAGTCCCAAGTGGCGGTGCAGACGGCTGTTGGCTGTATCTGTCCTTGAGTCCTGGTCAGCGAGGTTTCAGTCTCAGCCTTGTGCGGACCCCTTAGACGTAGTCCACGGACCAGAGACTGAGAACCACGGCTCTGTACAAAGCCGGAGCGAGGGAAGGACACCACTGTGACATGAAGCGCTCTCTGGACTCTTCCCTGCACCTGCTTATTAGTGCGCAAAGTCTCCAGCCCAGGGACGGTCGGTACTGATGTGTCTTGTATGTTGTaggcaccaaaaaaaaagaaaaggcccAGCTGCACGCTTTCCCCTCCTCAGCCTGCACTCCCCATTATCTGCTCTTCCTCAGAGTccaccccaaaaggggagctCATCCATAAGCATCTGTTAGACCTGTCATAAACCCCAAAGCTTATGGTCAATGAGCAGCACTTATTTGTCAAGTGCCGGCAGTGAATGTGTCCCCTTCCCCAGCAAGCTTACTGTCtcgagcagtggttctcaaacctttttttttcctccacagactacttgaaaattg
Proteins encoded in this region:
- the NOL9 gene encoding polynucleotide 5'-hydroxyl-kinase NOL9 isoform X3 produces the protein MPRPPALRRFPAARRAQPPRKRLGRGRRQGGPGSGPAARKWRERPGRDAWREYAASFVRAGLLQAPGPAGGGEAAPAARSLAAVQAAEGAAVLLLPRAQKLTFTGKCRLTCLYGAVRVFGFTITQEQPPYDLFSPQTHSALTIEAVIYETLEKSKKEMRISARAMLRAHHVPRAARIKLMKNFAPLCSVVLLDGLDTSVTRFILNHPEFSHIFRVKRQRGPCFTPEDAALASTGIGKRDPESGLIFSESSVSAIEELIQACCEEDDGCPVILVCGPKSIGKSTFNRYLINLLLNHLPCVEYLECDLGQTEFTPPGCVSLINVSEPCLGPPFTHQRMPRKMVYYGEASCDQDTERYIDTVKYVFNSYKKEVPLVINTMGWVKGVGLLLLIDIIRLLSPSHIVQISVEDFMPRFTPEYINLAAGLHTKGKLQGKCKSMDVSGMEDWKQYEGESDFQTSTTGHKLLCVQPKFPGAGNAGEAATLASVQVLVWHSHRSVEAPTSSYMEKRFDSRWLCNLVEKGITRSSGWKWTLEKFRQQTTFLTTGPQQYPPGCGNVRLPWPAAASGNKISTSFT
- the NOL9 gene encoding polynucleotide 5'-hydroxyl-kinase NOL9 isoform X2, which gives rise to MPRPPALRRFPAARRAQPPRKRLGRGRRQGGPGSGPAARKWRERPGRDAWREYAASFVRAGLLQAPGPAGGGEAAPAARSLAAVQAAEGAAVLLLPRAQKLTFTGKCRLTCLYGAVRVFGFTITQEQPPYDLFSPQTHSALTIEAVIYETLEKSKKEMRISARAMLRAHHVPRAARIKLMKNFAPLCSVVLLDGLDTSVTRFILNHPEFSHIFRVKRQRGPCFTPEDAALASTGIGKRDPESGLIFSESSVSAIEELIQACCEEDDGCPVILVCGPKSIGKSTFNRYLINLLLNHLPCVEYLECDLGQTEFTPPGCVSLINVSEPCLGPPFTHQRMPRKMVYYGEASCDQDTERYIDTVKYVFNSYKKEVPLVINTMGWVKGVGLLLLIDIIRLLSPSHIVQISVEDFMPRFTPEYINLAAGLHTKGKLQGKCKSMDVSGMEDWKQYEGESDFQTSTTGHKLLCVQPKFPGAGNAGEARVHSSILRDVAMLGYLGQLQPLETKSVLPLHSLVPYQVPFNAVALRVIHTDVAPTHIMYSVNASWVGLCRILDEVRCQTDGPVLLTQTPVCDCLGFGIIRGIDMERKLYHILTPVPAENLRLVNCLLLGNITIPDCVFTNQGTEGEIPYVTSEYNYDISGAGKLKMKKHLKRREHSR
- the NOL9 gene encoding polynucleotide 5'-hydroxyl-kinase NOL9 isoform X1 — encoded protein: MPRPPALRRFPAARRAQPPRKRLGRGRRQGGPGSGPAARKWRERPGRDAWREYAASFVRAGLLQAPGPAGGGEAAPAARSLAAVQAAEGAAVLLLPRAQKLTFTGKCRLTCLYGAVRVFGFTITQEQPPYDLFSPQTHSALTIEAVIYETLEKSKKEMRISARAMLRAHHVPRAARIKLMKNFAPLCSVVLLDGLDTSVTRFILNHPEFSHIFRVKRQRGPCFTPEDAALASTGIGKRDPESGLIFSESSVSAIEELIQACCEEDDGCPVILVCGPKSIGKSTFNRYLINLLLNHLPCVEYLECDLGQTEFTPPGCVSLINVSEPCLGPPFTHQRMPRKMVYYGEASCDQDTERYIDTVKYVFNSYKKEVPLVINTMGWVKGVGLLLLIDIIRLLSPSHIVQISVEDFMPRFTPEYINLAAGLHTKGKLQGKCKSMDVSGMEDWKQYEGESDFQTSTTGHKLLCVQPKFPGAGNAGEARVHSSILRDVAMLGYLGQLQPLETKSVLPLHSLVPYQVPFNAVALRVIHTDVAPTHIMYSVNASWVGLCRILDEVRCQTDGPVLLTQTPVCDCLGFGIIRGIDMERKLYHILTPVPAENLRLVNCLLLGNITIPDCVFTNQQGTEGEIPYVTSEYNYDISGAGKLKMKKHLKRREHSR